A DNA window from Ornithinimicrobium humiphilum contains the following coding sequences:
- a CDS encoding MFS transporter → MVTVPSRHGDHASPRRLAAMALSVLVPSSSQTVLIPALPVLVDERGYSAGTSGWLLSAFLVGASLASPLVGRLGDLRGRRLLAVLVSAAYVLGSGICLAAGDHGGAMSLGRALQGFSAGVFVLHIAGLQQIVPDRAARAVQIGLLSGVVATGPAIGFVVGGVLTAHVGVDAIFVLGIGVGLLSTLSLWLWLPDSGGEGRGALDVPGAVAVALVLAGLLAFLTELGVSGPLARSTLAALGLTVLAAVALVRALRRATTPLLDLAVLRNRVGVIGNLASIWSAAAMYGLFVAVPQLVQDRSEVGLGLGPVAAGLVLVPGALGMVLAGPVAGRLGALHGYGPVIVVGNLLCTAGMLGLVVAPWSLTAVLLLATVAGVGVGVAFPALPSVVMAAVPPADVGTAAGLNSLARGLGSAVGAQVVLIVSVAWPGGPAAGHLAAFATATSCAAVAAVLGLVVSRVR, encoded by the coding sequence GTGGTCACCGTGCCCTCCCGGCACGGTGACCACGCGTCGCCGCGTCGGCTCGCCGCGATGGCCCTGTCGGTCCTGGTGCCATCCTCGTCCCAGACCGTGCTCATCCCGGCGCTCCCCGTCCTCGTGGACGAGCGGGGCTACTCCGCCGGCACGTCCGGATGGCTGCTCAGCGCCTTCCTCGTCGGGGCGTCGCTGGCCTCGCCCCTGGTCGGGCGCCTCGGCGACCTCCGGGGTCGGCGGTTGCTCGCCGTGCTCGTCAGCGCGGCCTACGTCCTCGGCTCGGGGATCTGCCTCGCCGCCGGGGACCACGGCGGCGCGATGAGCCTGGGGCGGGCCCTGCAGGGCTTCTCGGCCGGCGTCTTCGTCCTCCACATCGCCGGGCTGCAGCAGATCGTGCCGGACCGGGCGGCCAGGGCGGTGCAGATCGGCCTGCTCTCGGGCGTGGTGGCCACGGGCCCCGCGATCGGCTTCGTCGTGGGCGGAGTGCTCACCGCCCACGTGGGGGTGGACGCGATCTTCGTCCTGGGCATCGGGGTCGGGCTGCTCTCCACGCTGTCCCTGTGGCTCTGGCTCCCGGACAGCGGGGGAGAGGGGCGGGGGGCCCTCGACGTGCCGGGGGCGGTGGCCGTGGCCCTCGTGCTCGCCGGGCTGCTCGCCTTCCTGACCGAGCTCGGCGTCTCCGGACCGCTGGCCCGCTCCACCCTGGCCGCCCTCGGTCTCACGGTGCTCGCCGCGGTCGCCCTCGTCCGGGCGCTCCGCCGTGCCACCACCCCGCTGCTGGACCTCGCCGTCCTGCGCAACAGGGTCGGCGTCATCGGCAACCTCGCCAGCATCTGGAGCGCCGCCGCGATGTACGGGCTGTTCGTGGCGGTGCCGCAGCTGGTCCAGGACCGTTCGGAGGTCGGCCTCGGGCTCGGTCCCGTCGCCGCCGGCCTCGTCCTCGTGCCCGGTGCGCTGGGCATGGTGCTGGCGGGGCCGGTGGCCGGCCGGCTCGGCGCCCTGCACGGCTACGGTCCCGTCATCGTGGTCGGCAACCTGCTGTGCACGGCCGGGATGCTCGGGCTGGTGGTGGCGCCCTGGAGCCTGACGGCGGTGCTGCTGCTGGCGACCGTCGCCGGCGTCGGTGTCGGGGTGGCCTTCCCCGCCCTCCCCAGCGTCGTCATGGCTGCGGTGCCCCCCGCGGACGTGGGCACGGCGGCCGGGCTGAACTCGCTGGCCCGGGGGCTCGGGTCCGCGGTCGGCGCCCAGGTGGTGCTGATCGTCTCGGTGGCCTGGCCCGGCGGGCCGGCCGCCGGGCACCTGGCGGCCTTCGCCACCGCGACCTCCTGCGCCGCGGTGGCGGCCGTCCTGGGGCTGGTGGTCAGCCGTGTCCGGTAG
- a CDS encoding PDR/VanB family oxidoreductase, which translates to MNDWYAVRVVATREVADGVLELRLVRPDGQALPDWEPGAHLDVQTPAGVRQYSLCGDPADNTYTIAVLREETGRGGSRALHDLAAPGVELQVLGPRNHFPLVEDAEDYLLIAGGIGVTPIRAMADRLARTGARWRLHYGGRSRASMAYADELLDLGGDVVRLYPQDTDGLLDLGAILAEAGPGTVVYCCGPAPLLDAAAGAVAASPARELRVERFTGPTAPMPEPGGAPADDAVTPTSFVVELAASGGSVEVGPDRSILEAVRSAGVDVISSCEEGWCGTCETRVLAGVPLHRDEVLTPSEQASNEVMMICVGRSCSERLVLDL; encoded by the coding sequence ATGAACGACTGGTATGCGGTGCGCGTCGTCGCCACCCGTGAGGTGGCGGACGGGGTGCTCGAGCTGCGGCTCGTACGCCCGGACGGTCAGGCCCTCCCGGACTGGGAGCCGGGGGCGCACCTGGACGTGCAGACGCCCGCCGGCGTCCGCCAGTACTCCCTGTGCGGGGATCCCGCGGACAACACGTACACGATCGCGGTCCTGCGGGAGGAGACCGGACGGGGCGGGTCCCGCGCCCTGCACGACCTCGCCGCTCCGGGCGTCGAGCTCCAGGTGCTGGGCCCGAGGAACCACTTCCCGCTGGTCGAGGACGCCGAGGACTACCTGCTCATCGCCGGCGGGATCGGGGTCACGCCCATCCGGGCGATGGCCGACCGGCTGGCGCGCACCGGCGCCCGCTGGCGGCTCCACTACGGCGGCCGGTCCCGCGCCAGCATGGCCTACGCCGACGAGCTGCTGGACCTCGGTGGCGACGTGGTGCGGCTGTACCCGCAGGACACCGACGGCCTGCTCGACCTCGGGGCGATCCTCGCCGAGGCCGGCCCGGGCACCGTGGTCTACTGCTGCGGCCCCGCACCTCTTCTCGACGCCGCCGCTGGGGCTGTCGCCGCCTCGCCGGCGCGCGAGCTGCGGGTCGAGCGGTTCACCGGTCCCACCGCACCGATGCCCGAGCCGGGCGGCGCCCCGGCCGACGACGCGGTGACGCCCACCTCCTTCGTGGTCGAGCTCGCCGCGTCGGGCGGCTCGGTCGAGGTCGGCCCCGACCGCTCGATCCTGGAGGCCGTGCGGTCGGCCGGGGTCGACGTGATCTCCTCGTGCGAGGAGGGCTGGTGCGGCACCTGCGAGACCCGGGTGCTGGCGGGCGTCCCGCTGCACCGCGACGAGGTGCTCACCCCGTCGGAGCAGGCGTCCAACGAGGTCATGATGATCTGCGTCGGACGTTCCTGCAGCGAGCGCCTGGTCCTCGACCTCTGA
- a CDS encoding SDR family NAD(P)-dependent oxidoreductase → MSLFDLHGRTAVVTGGSRGLGRSMVRALAEAGADVVVASRDAAACEAVAAEVAEATGVRALGLGLHVGSWDDLEPFVDRVEAELGPIDVLVNNAGMSPVYDRPTDITEALFDKVVDVNLKGPFRLSAVVAQRLVDRGAAGSIINVTSMGAVRPRPHILPYAAAKAGLNALTVGMAHAYGPTVRVNAIMAGTFLTDVSKAWDPEVFARRAATFALRRGGEPDEIVGTALYLASDASSYTTGAVIAVDGGQP, encoded by the coding sequence ATGTCACTCTTCGACCTGCACGGACGGACCGCCGTCGTCACCGGAGGCAGCCGGGGCCTGGGGAGGTCCATGGTCCGGGCGCTCGCCGAGGCGGGTGCCGACGTCGTCGTCGCCAGTCGCGACGCGGCGGCCTGCGAGGCGGTGGCGGCCGAGGTCGCCGAGGCCACCGGGGTCCGGGCGCTCGGCCTGGGGCTGCACGTCGGGAGCTGGGACGACCTCGAGCCGTTCGTGGACCGGGTGGAGGCCGAGCTCGGGCCGATCGACGTGCTCGTCAACAACGCCGGCATGTCCCCGGTCTACGACAGACCGACGGACATCACCGAGGCGCTCTTCGACAAGGTCGTCGACGTCAACCTCAAGGGGCCTTTCCGCCTCTCGGCCGTCGTCGCCCAGCGGCTGGTCGACCGGGGTGCCGCGGGGTCCATCATCAACGTCACGAGCATGGGGGCCGTGCGCCCGCGGCCGCACATCCTCCCCTACGCCGCCGCCAAGGCGGGGCTGAACGCCCTGACGGTGGGGATGGCCCACGCCTACGGCCCCACCGTCCGCGTCAACGCGATCATGGCCGGCACCTTCCTCACCGACGTCAGCAAGGCCTGGGACCCCGAGGTCTTCGCCCGCCGGGCCGCGACCTTCGCGCTGCGCCGGGGCGGTGAGCCCGACGAGATCGTGGGCACCGCCCTCTACCTCGCCTCGGACGCCTCGAGCTACACGACCGGCGCCGTCATCGCGGTCGACGGCGGCCAGCCCTGA
- a CDS encoding amidohydrolase family protein, which yields MTATQTERQTGAGSITGIIDSDVHPNFKDGLRDLRPYMTEAWQRKLGIGGDATWASRFAAASYVLPLDYLYINSAGAYREDAIHNGEAPATDPVFSAKQLFDGHGIDVGILIAGQLFGIGAFPDADVAATVASAYNDWMCEQWLAVDPRYRGALAVAPQDPAQAVKEIERVQGRPGITSIFLPLHDILHGNRHYYPIYEAAQKYGLPIMVHPSGTENVFAQAPRMAGTPTYYIEWHTALAQIHQSNLLSLVCHGVFEKFPDLMYVICEGGFAWAAEIMWKLDRDYKGLGDEVPWLKRKPSDYIRRNVRFTTQPMIEPHKREHLNTVLEMVYADETLLFSSDYPHWDFDDPKLALAGIDRDLLQKICHDNPMAVYGHRL from the coding sequence ATGACTGCGACCCAGACAGAGCGCCAGACGGGCGCCGGCTCCATCACGGGGATCATCGACAGCGACGTCCACCCCAACTTCAAGGACGGTCTGCGCGACCTGCGTCCCTACATGACGGAGGCCTGGCAGCGGAAGCTCGGGATCGGCGGCGACGCCACCTGGGCGAGCCGGTTCGCGGCGGCCTCCTACGTGCTGCCACTGGACTACCTCTACATCAACTCCGCGGGCGCCTACCGCGAGGACGCCATCCACAACGGCGAGGCGCCGGCGACGGACCCCGTCTTCTCGGCCAAGCAGCTCTTCGACGGGCACGGGATCGACGTGGGCATCCTCATCGCGGGCCAGCTGTTCGGCATCGGCGCCTTCCCCGACGCCGACGTCGCCGCGACCGTCGCCTCGGCCTACAACGACTGGATGTGCGAGCAGTGGCTCGCCGTCGACCCGCGCTACCGCGGTGCCCTGGCGGTCGCCCCCCAGGACCCGGCCCAGGCCGTCAAGGAGATCGAACGGGTCCAGGGTCGTCCCGGCATCACCTCGATCTTCCTGCCGCTGCACGACATCCTGCACGGCAACCGGCACTACTACCCGATCTACGAGGCGGCGCAGAAGTACGGCCTGCCCATCATGGTCCACCCCAGCGGCACCGAGAACGTCTTCGCGCAGGCGCCGCGCATGGCCGGCACCCCGACGTACTACATCGAGTGGCACACGGCCCTGGCGCAGATCCATCAGTCCAACCTGCTCAGCCTGGTCTGCCACGGCGTCTTCGAGAAGTTCCCCGACCTGATGTACGTCATCTGCGAGGGCGGTTTCGCCTGGGCCGCGGAGATCATGTGGAAGCTGGACCGTGACTACAAGGGCCTGGGCGACGAGGTGCCGTGGCTCAAGCGCAAGCCGAGCGACTACATCCGGCGCAACGTGCGCTTCACGACGCAGCCGATGATCGAGCCGCACAAGCGCGAGCACCTCAACACCGTGCTCGAGATGGTCTACGCCGACGAGACGCTGCTCTTCAGCAGCGACTACCCGCACTGGGACTTCGACGACCCCAAGCTCGCGCTGGCCGGCATCGACCGCGACCTGCTGCAGAAGATCTGCCACGACAACCCGATGGCCGTCTACGGCCACCGGCTCTGA
- a CDS encoding Rieske (2Fe-2S) protein, whose product MTTQPAQRQATRHVLAAAADVPPGTNTEVVVEGRSFALINDQGRLHLLRNVCPHHGAPLCHGRVQGHMLPSEPHTYEWSGDDEDHRVVVCPWHGYKFTLKDGRSLTEPDRMRVRSYEVVREGDEIVTYL is encoded by the coding sequence ATGACGACGCAGCCCGCCCAGCGCCAGGCCACCCGTCACGTGCTCGCCGCCGCCGCGGACGTGCCCCCGGGCACGAACACCGAGGTGGTCGTCGAGGGTCGCTCCTTCGCCCTGATCAACGACCAGGGACGTCTGCACCTGCTCCGCAACGTCTGCCCGCACCACGGTGCCCCCCTGTGCCATGGCCGGGTCCAGGGCCACATGCTGCCCTCCGAGCCGCACACCTACGAGTGGAGCGGTGACGACGAGGACCACCGGGTCGTCGTGTGCCCGTGGCACGGCTACAAGTTCACGCTCAAGGACGGCCGCAGCCTGACCGAGCCCGACCGGATGCGGGTGCGCTCCTACGAGGTCGTCCGCGAGGGTGACGAGATCGTCACCTACCTCTGA
- a CDS encoding pyridoxamine 5'-phosphate oxidase family protein, whose amino-acid sequence MSRVGMTEEELDAFLAGARTLRLATVTEQGWPVATPVWFVWHEGAFWIWNLRRARRTGRLLGGGKVSVTVDDGTAYAELRGVLALVRAEAWAFEDVPQAVLTAFGRRYLPGGAPVADRVDHQWVRLLPVRVRSWDFRKLPTGVSGG is encoded by the coding sequence GTGAGCAGGGTGGGCATGACGGAGGAGGAGCTCGACGCCTTCCTCGCCGGGGCGAGGACGCTGCGCCTGGCCACCGTCACCGAGCAGGGGTGGCCGGTCGCGACCCCGGTCTGGTTCGTCTGGCACGAGGGGGCGTTCTGGATCTGGAACCTCCGTCGGGCGCGGCGCACCGGGCGGCTCCTCGGCGGGGGCAAGGTCTCGGTCACGGTGGACGACGGGACCGCCTATGCGGAGCTGCGCGGGGTGCTCGCGCTGGTGCGCGCCGAGGCGTGGGCCTTCGAGGACGTGCCGCAGGCCGTGCTCACCGCCTTCGGGCGGCGCTACCTGCCCGGCGGTGCTCCGGTGGCGGACCGCGTCGACCACCAGTGGGTCCGCCTCCTGCCGGTGCGGGTCCGCTCCTGGGACTTCCGCAAGCTGCCGACCGGGGTGTCCGGGGGGTGA
- a CDS encoding enoyl-CoA hydratase-related protein, whose amino-acid sequence MSDVGVIHVVPRDGWVVLRIDHPAARNALTDDLLQALADHAEAADRDPEVRAIVLAGSERVFASGADLRSLARRTAMAAMDGDRTRNWSRLRGLSTPTVAAVSGYCLGGGAELAMMCDVVVASPSLKLGLPETALGLLPGAGGTQMLPRAVGKAVAMDMVLTGRVLSADEALAMGVVSRVSEEGAWLELAEEVAATIASRSSVAQRLAKQAVRTAFETGLGAGVEAERALFTAAFSSDDATEGVAAFLDKRPPTWTHR is encoded by the coding sequence GTGAGCGACGTCGGAGTCATCCACGTCGTGCCGCGCGACGGCTGGGTCGTCCTGCGCATCGACCACCCGGCGGCCCGCAACGCGCTGACCGACGACCTGCTGCAGGCCCTCGCCGACCACGCCGAGGCCGCCGACCGCGATCCGGAGGTGCGGGCGATCGTACTGGCCGGGTCCGAGCGGGTCTTCGCCTCCGGCGCCGACCTGCGGTCCCTGGCTCGCCGCACGGCGATGGCCGCCATGGACGGCGACCGCACCCGCAACTGGTCCCGGCTGCGCGGGCTGAGCACCCCGACGGTGGCCGCCGTCTCGGGCTACTGCCTCGGGGGCGGCGCGGAGCTGGCGATGATGTGCGACGTCGTCGTGGCCTCGCCCTCGCTCAAGCTCGGCCTGCCCGAGACCGCGCTGGGGCTGCTGCCCGGCGCCGGAGGCACCCAGATGCTGCCGCGTGCCGTGGGCAAGGCGGTCGCCATGGACATGGTGCTGACGGGGCGTGTCCTCTCGGCCGACGAGGCGCTCGCGATGGGCGTGGTGTCCCGGGTCTCCGAGGAGGGGGCCTGGCTGGAGCTCGCGGAGGAGGTGGCCGCCACGATCGCGTCGCGCTCCTCCGTCGCCCAGCGGCTCGCCAAGCAGGCCGTCCGGACCGCCTTCGAGACCGGGCTGGGTGCCGGCGTCGAGGCCGAGCGGGCGCTCTTCACGGCCGCCTTCTCCTCCGACGACGCGACCGAGGGGGTGGCAGCCTTCCTGGACAAGCGCCCTCCCACGTGGACGCACCGGTGA
- a CDS encoding TRAP transporter substrate-binding protein produces the protein MASFARSWRRSRLAAIAGIVSLSVSLAACGSTDSDAEAGETGSTDGDNGSTADNGSDNGGNGGGDAAEEPRTLTFGYHTGEKTPIGQVWAWWMAEIEERTNGSITFDAYWDGTLVKGPEIVEALTDGRVDVAQVMPTLYTTTFPVTSVHELPFQSSNSPAVSQAMAEMASDESGPIFGEFEAKGIRPLAWAIGGSSALGTVKPVATVDDLKGLRIRGNDRSSQVMGAAGANIINMELAEVYGSLDRGLIDGVYGVPFGFVGPLKYPEVVNSFTDTGMGVASANALSIGEDLWDELSDEQRRVIMEVSAEVPAKVGEFDAQFDALSCETVKESGSELHVFSEAEVEKLRAAGADKIYEDWKKAATDAGADAEAVIEAYTEALRVAEPEYPDYKTGVASCLASQ, from the coding sequence ATGGCCTCATTCGCACGGAGCTGGCGCCGATCGCGCCTGGCGGCCATCGCCGGCATCGTGTCCCTGTCCGTCTCGCTCGCGGCGTGCGGCAGCACGGACAGCGACGCGGAGGCCGGCGAGACCGGTTCGACCGACGGTGACAACGGGTCGACCGCGGACAACGGCAGCGACAACGGCGGGAACGGCGGCGGGGACGCGGCGGAGGAGCCCCGCACCCTGACCTTCGGCTACCACACCGGCGAGAAGACGCCCATCGGGCAGGTCTGGGCCTGGTGGATGGCGGAGATCGAGGAGCGCACCAACGGCTCCATCACCTTCGACGCCTACTGGGACGGCACCCTCGTGAAGGGGCCGGAGATCGTCGAGGCGCTCACCGACGGTCGTGTCGACGTCGCGCAGGTCATGCCGACGCTCTACACGACCACCTTCCCGGTCACCAGCGTGCACGAGCTGCCCTTCCAGAGCTCCAACTCGCCGGCGGTCTCCCAGGCCATGGCCGAGATGGCCAGCGACGAGAGCGGCCCGATCTTCGGCGAGTTCGAGGCCAAGGGCATCCGCCCGCTGGCCTGGGCCATCGGTGGCTCGTCCGCCCTCGGCACGGTCAAGCCGGTCGCCACCGTCGACGACCTCAAGGGCCTGCGGATCCGCGGCAACGACCGCAGCTCCCAGGTCATGGGCGCGGCCGGCGCCAACATCATCAACATGGAGCTCGCCGAGGTCTACGGCTCGCTCGACCGCGGCCTCATCGACGGCGTCTACGGCGTGCCCTTCGGCTTCGTCGGGCCGCTCAAGTACCCCGAGGTCGTCAACAGCTTCACCGACACCGGCATGGGCGTCGCGAGCGCCAACGCGCTGTCGATCGGCGAGGACCTGTGGGACGAGCTCAGCGACGAGCAGCGCCGCGTGATCATGGAGGTCAGCGCCGAGGTCCCGGCGAAGGTCGGCGAGTTCGACGCGCAGTTCGACGCGCTGTCCTGCGAGACGGTCAAGGAGTCCGGCTCCGAGCTGCACGTCTTCTCCGAGGCCGAGGTCGAGAAGCTCCGGGCTGCCGGCGCCGACAAGATCTACGAGGACTGGAAGAAGGCCGCGACCGACGCCGGTGCCGATGCCGAGGCGGTCATCGAGGCCTACACCGAGGCGCTCCGGGTGGCCGAGCCCGAGTACCCGGACTACAAGACCGGCGTGGCGTCCTGCCTCGCCAGCCAGTGA
- a CDS encoding FAD-dependent oxidoreductase has translation MTSSEPGPEVVDLVVVGAGMGGLATAVTAADAGLTTVLLEAGEKVGGAAAYSGVQVWVGANHVGRERGIEDSLEDALAYVRWAARQDLASLDEDRTREWLSGAAEAAEYFERTGVITWDLVPDYPDYYYPDAPGAAVTGRYLTSSPYDGRLLGDDLDLLLVSPHFPVGITYGEMFAWGGMSSRTEWDLDLVARRRAQHVLTFGTGIVAPFFRAVLERGVPVLLQHRVASVARQGDLLAVTATTPAGTWTVLARDVVVATGAHDWSEELMVELTGITPENGGTVVPPSVRGDARDLLAGLGATIATLPAWAAPVLPGYRLSEPSFPGDTGYRACFEHCLPHTVIVDAEGRRFADDSFHPAIVRGVLATDPPRFPVFLVWDSQHHAKYGLGATPPGGDYPEGLVCRADSLEELGQLLGIDGGTLRGTVEGYNAGAAEGEDPELGRGSNLSVRRFRGDGNQRPNPCVGPLDRPPFFGMRLRLLSTGIAASGVVAGRAGRLLDRDGAEVPGVHVVGEASARAAAGVGYNSGYSLSRAMAYGYLAVRDICSRRTESGILTTMTPR, from the coding sequence ATGACCAGCAGCGAGCCGGGCCCCGAGGTCGTCGACCTCGTCGTGGTCGGGGCGGGCATGGGCGGCCTCGCCACGGCGGTGACGGCCGCCGACGCCGGCCTGACCACCGTGCTGCTCGAGGCGGGCGAGAAGGTCGGGGGTGCCGCCGCGTACTCCGGCGTCCAGGTGTGGGTCGGCGCCAACCACGTCGGCCGCGAGCGCGGGATCGAGGACTCGCTCGAGGACGCGCTCGCCTACGTCCGCTGGGCCGCGCGCCAGGACCTGGCCAGCCTGGACGAGGACCGCACCCGGGAGTGGCTGTCCGGGGCCGCGGAGGCGGCGGAGTACTTCGAGCGGACCGGCGTGATCACCTGGGACCTGGTGCCCGACTACCCCGACTACTACTACCCGGACGCCCCTGGCGCGGCGGTCACCGGGCGCTACCTGACCTCCTCGCCCTACGACGGCCGCCTGCTCGGCGACGACCTGGACCTGCTCCTGGTCTCGCCGCACTTCCCCGTGGGCATCACCTACGGCGAGATGTTCGCGTGGGGCGGGATGTCGAGCCGGACCGAGTGGGACCTCGACCTCGTCGCGCGGAGACGTGCGCAGCACGTGCTGACCTTCGGCACCGGCATCGTCGCCCCGTTCTTCCGGGCCGTCCTCGAGCGGGGCGTGCCCGTCCTCCTCCAGCACCGGGTCGCCTCGGTCGCCCGGCAGGGCGACCTGCTCGCGGTGACGGCGACGACGCCCGCCGGCACCTGGACCGTGCTGGCGAGGGACGTCGTCGTGGCCACCGGTGCGCACGACTGGTCCGAGGAGCTCATGGTCGAGCTGACCGGGATCACCCCGGAGAACGGCGGCACCGTGGTGCCCCCCTCCGTCCGCGGCGACGCGCGCGACCTCCTCGCCGGGCTCGGCGCCACGATCGCCACGCTGCCCGCCTGGGCTGCACCGGTCCTGCCCGGCTACCGGCTCTCCGAACCGTCCTTCCCGGGCGACACCGGCTACCGCGCCTGCTTCGAGCACTGCCTGCCGCACACCGTCATCGTGGACGCCGAGGGGCGCCGGTTCGCCGACGACTCCTTCCACCCGGCGATCGTGCGCGGTGTGCTCGCCACCGACCCGCCCCGGTTCCCCGTCTTCCTGGTGTGGGACTCCCAGCACCACGCGAAGTACGGCCTTGGCGCCACCCCGCCCGGCGGCGACTATCCCGAGGGGCTGGTCTGCCGCGCCGACTCGCTCGAGGAACTCGGCCAGCTCCTCGGGATCGACGGCGGGACCCTGCGCGGCACCGTCGAGGGCTACAACGCCGGCGCCGCGGAGGGGGAGGACCCCGAGCTCGGCCGCGGGTCGAACCTCTCCGTCCGCCGCTTCCGCGGGGACGGCAACCAGCGCCCCAACCCGTGCGTGGGGCCCCTCGACCGCCCGCCCTTCTTCGGTATGCGGCTGCGGCTGCTGTCCACCGGCATCGCCGCCTCCGGTGTGGTGGCGGGCCGCGCCGGCCGGCTCCTCGACCGCGACGGTGCGGAGGTGCCCGGCGTGCACGTCGTCGGCGAGGCCTCAGCCCGGGCGGCCGCCGGCGTCGGCTACAACTCGGGATACTCCCTGAGCCGCGCGATGGCCTACGGCTATCTCGCCGTCCGCGACATCTGTTCCCGCCGGACCGAGTCCGGCATCCTGACGACCATGACCCCGAGGTGA
- a CDS encoding acyl-CoA dehydrogenase family protein has translation MTLTLEDRTAFLSMVAEFMEREVAPHVAEYDQAERMPREILDKMADLGFFGGVLPAELGGLELDYVTFADLIEEVSKTCHILGTFVSMPSGLVGSAIEAYGTPEQKQTWLKPLAEGRMFGGAGVTEPRSGSDVAGMTTTYRRDGDSFVINGAKAWISNLDVADFIVTFASFDRTLRHRGISAFVIPRDTPGMTFAPYKNKLGFRPITTGDIFLEDVRVGPEALLGAEGDGFLAAMTAVERGRLGVAARSVGVAQACLDDTVAYAKDREVFGRNIAEFQIVQSKITDMAVGVETARLLVRETARAMDEGRRARKLTSMAKMYASDVAQRSATDAMQILGAAGVSPEHRIGRFYRDAKVLQIVEGSNDIHRALIGEMTLGLRSNGEKTR, from the coding sequence ATGACCCTCACGCTGGAGGACCGCACCGCTTTCCTGTCCATGGTCGCCGAGTTCATGGAGCGCGAGGTCGCCCCCCACGTCGCGGAGTACGACCAGGCGGAGCGGATGCCGCGAGAGATCCTAGACAAGATGGCGGACCTCGGGTTCTTCGGCGGGGTGCTCCCGGCCGAGCTGGGCGGGCTGGAGCTCGACTACGTGACCTTCGCCGACCTGATCGAGGAGGTGTCCAAGACCTGCCACATCCTCGGCACCTTCGTCTCGATGCCCTCCGGCCTCGTCGGGTCGGCCATCGAGGCCTACGGGACGCCCGAGCAGAAGCAGACCTGGCTCAAGCCGCTGGCCGAGGGCCGGATGTTCGGCGGTGCCGGCGTCACGGAGCCCCGGTCCGGCAGCGACGTCGCCGGCATGACGACGACCTACCGGCGAGACGGCGACTCCTTCGTGATCAACGGCGCCAAGGCCTGGATCTCCAACCTCGACGTCGCCGACTTCATCGTCACCTTCGCCTCCTTCGACCGCACGCTGCGCCACCGGGGCATCTCGGCCTTCGTCATCCCCCGCGACACCCCGGGCATGACCTTCGCGCCCTACAAGAACAAGCTCGGGTTCCGACCCATCACGACCGGTGACATCTTCCTCGAGGACGTCCGCGTCGGCCCCGAGGCGCTGCTGGGGGCCGAGGGCGACGGCTTCCTGGCCGCCATGACCGCCGTCGAGCGGGGCCGGCTGGGGGTGGCCGCGCGGTCGGTCGGCGTCGCGCAGGCCTGCCTCGACGACACCGTGGCCTACGCCAAGGACCGGGAGGTCTTCGGGCGCAACATCGCCGAGTTCCAGATCGTGCAGTCCAAGATCACCGACATGGCCGTCGGGGTCGAGACCGCGCGGCTGCTCGTGCGCGAGACGGCCCGGGCGATGGACGAGGGGCGCCGTGCCCGCAAGCTGACGAGCATGGCCAAGATGTACGCCAGCGACGTCGCCCAGCGCAGCGCCACGGACGCGATGCAGATCCTCGGCGCCGCGGGGGTCTCCCCGGAGCACCGCATCGGCAGGTTCTACCGTGACGCCAAGGTGCTGCAGATCGTCGAGGGCAGCAACGACATCCACCGCGCCCTCATCGGCGAGATGACGCTCGGCCTGCGGTCCAACGGCGAGAAGACCCGCTGA
- a CDS encoding META domain-containing protein — translation MRLALLVALPLLLLTACGTVTSSGSGEGETPDVDGRTFLGTGVTGDRAFVDGSQLRLSFEEGRVRAQAGCNSMFGGYSFEGDTLVAEQLAMTEMGCPQELMDQDTWIAELLSSRPTLALDGDELTVTSGDTVVTLLDRVVADPDRPLEGTEWKVTSLLSGDAVSSVPAGVEASMTFGEDGSLTVSPGCNRGSGTYEKGEGTVTVSAVALTRMFCDGPRGELETAVLEILNAGELTVEIEASQLTLRAGDKGLVLSGG, via the coding sequence ATGAGGCTCGCCCTGCTCGTCGCGCTCCCGCTGCTGCTCCTGACCGCCTGCGGCACCGTCACCTCCTCCGGGAGCGGCGAGGGCGAGACGCCCGACGTCGACGGCCGGACCTTCCTCGGCACCGGCGTGACCGGCGACCGCGCGTTCGTCGACGGCTCCCAGCTGCGCCTGTCCTTCGAGGAGGGCCGGGTCCGTGCGCAGGCCGGCTGCAACTCGATGTTCGGCGGCTACTCCTTCGAGGGTGACACCCTCGTCGCCGAGCAGCTGGCGATGACCGAGATGGGCTGCCCGCAGGAGCTCATGGACCAGGACACCTGGATCGCCGAGCTGCTGTCGTCGCGCCCCACCCTCGCCCTGGACGGCGACGAGCTGACCGTGACCTCGGGCGACACCGTGGTCACGCTGCTCGACCGGGTCGTGGCCGACCCCGACCGCCCGCTCGAGGGCACGGAGTGGAAGGTCACCTCGCTGCTCTCCGGCGACGCGGTCTCCTCCGTCCCCGCCGGCGTGGAGGCGAGCATGACCTTCGGCGAGGACGGCAGTCTCACCGTCTCCCCGGGCTGCAACCGCGGCAGCGGCACCTACGAGAAGGGCGAGGGCACCGTGACCGTCAGCGCCGTCGCGCTGACCCGGATGTTCTGCGACGGCCCGCGCGGCGAGCTCGAGACGGCCGTGCTGGAGATCCTCAACGCCGGCGAGCTGACCGTCGAGATCGAGGCCTCGCAGCTGACGCTGCGCGCCGGTGACAAGGGCCTCGTCCTCTCCGGCGGCTGA